A stretch of Halogeometricum sp. S1BR25-6 DNA encodes these proteins:
- a CDS encoding PIN domain-containing protein has product MADGDEAAREKARELDERVVPTLVPTAVFWEVYTGIGNAPLAERGEKLRALYERLIASRSTVDLSPEVARRAGKLNGEHMNSDVLGELDGADSVVAAHGLLLDEPVVSNDSDFQDVEDLDVETY; this is encoded by the coding sequence CTGGCCGACGGCGACGAGGCTGCACGCGAGAAGGCACGAGAGCTTGATGAGAGAGTCGTTCCGACTCTCGTTCCGACAGCAGTCTTCTGGGAGGTGTACACTGGTATTGGAAATGCTCCACTGGCGGAGCGAGGGGAGAAACTGCGCGCACTCTACGAGCGACTGATCGCTAGCCGTTCAACTGTTGACCTCTCACCGGAGGTAGCCCGGCGGGCAGGCAAGTTGAACGGGGAACACATGAACTCCGATGTGCTGGGAGAACTCGACGGTGCCGACTCAGTCGTCGCTGCTCATGGTCTACTCCTCGACGAGCCGGTGGTCTCGAACGATTCCGACTTTCAAGATGTCGAAGATCTCGACGTAGAGACCTACTGA
- a CDS encoding monooxygenase family protein, with product MAPIFRERMAAEMDDGFVIYINGMRLNKLRALPQWLLANWKVAKMFKELEADPDSGFLGYTPIFLGFRKGAAMQYWRSLEDLQRFATDPNGSHLPAWKWYNEKADPDGGLGFWAELYVIDGDSFETFFRNVPPIGIGKFAKMVPMREHDRRFGLSHDGAARKAPAADEPIESDADSVLELSDSLPNRTPCFQHDCSVVTPI from the coding sequence ATGGCACCGATATTCAGAGAACGGATGGCCGCAGAGATGGATGACGGATTCGTCATCTACATCAACGGGATGCGGCTCAACAAGCTCCGGGCGCTCCCACAGTGGCTGCTAGCGAACTGGAAGGTCGCGAAGATGTTCAAGGAGCTGGAGGCGGACCCGGACAGCGGGTTCCTCGGGTACACGCCCATTTTCCTCGGATTTCGGAAAGGAGCTGCGATGCAGTACTGGCGGTCACTCGAGGACCTCCAGCGGTTCGCGACTGATCCGAACGGCTCTCACCTCCCAGCGTGGAAGTGGTACAACGAGAAGGCCGACCCGGACGGAGGACTCGGGTTCTGGGCAGAGCTCTACGTCATCGACGGCGACTCGTTTGAGACGTTCTTCCGGAACGTCCCACCGATCGGGATCGGAAAGTTCGCGAAAATGGTTCCGATGCGCGAACACGACCGGCGATTCGGACTCTCTCACGATGGGGCCGCCCGGAAAGCACCAGCAGCCGACGAGCCAATCGAGAGTGACGCCGATTCGGTTCTGGAGCTATCAGATTCATTGCCGAACAGAACTCCCTGTTTTCAGCACGACTGCAGTGTTGTTACTCCTATTTGA
- a CDS encoding plastocyanin/azurin family copper-binding protein, producing the protein MQESHSPTSNRRTVLKTVGTLSLLSTVGVGTALGAKPERKGNNFGNGNGVGAFLNEPALYKPSPVWADGVVNATGQDTVEVVNGAMTNVTLPGFPPMLPVAFDPVAVEVSPGTEVVWTWQEYPEGFPPIPHNVVSLKQDGNGPLFENPDGVVYQPGLTYAVTFDEPGNYLYYCTPHGAPFEVPNFEGETVYNEFGMRGAVIVTDE; encoded by the coding sequence ATGCAGGAATCACACTCTCCCACATCCAACCGCCGTACTGTACTGAAGACTGTCGGAACTCTCTCACTCCTCTCGACCGTCGGTGTAGGCACCGCGCTCGGAGCCAAGCCCGAACGGAAGGGGAACAACTTCGGCAACGGGAACGGCGTCGGGGCCTTTCTGAACGAGCCCGCCCTGTACAAGCCCTCACCCGTCTGGGCCGATGGTGTCGTCAATGCAACTGGACAGGACACCGTTGAGGTGGTCAACGGAGCGATGACGAACGTCACGCTTCCGGGCTTCCCCCCGATGCTCCCAGTCGCGTTCGACCCCGTGGCCGTCGAGGTGTCGCCCGGGACGGAGGTCGTCTGGACGTGGCAGGAATACCCTGAGGGGTTCCCACCGATTCCCCACAACGTCGTCTCATTGAAGCAAGACGGGAACGGCCCCCTATTCGAGAACCCCGACGGTGTCGTCTACCAGCCGGGGCTGACCTACGCGGTCACGTTCGACGAACCCGGCAACTACCTCTACTACTGTACGCCCCACGGCGCACCCTTCGAGGTACCGAACTTCGAAGGTGAGACGGTCTACAACGAGTTCGGAATGCGTGGTGCGGTCATCGTCACCGACGAGTAA
- a CDS encoding CBS domain-containing protein: MSPSERVTAEEVMSSPLETTSAEATVKEAAQQMREKDVNALVVRTTPRGIISSTDVLAAVAEGRNVSELQVADIMTTNVETASPDNYVEEVAAMMTTYGIKHLPVVDDDYVGMVSSSDVTAHLSK, translated from the coding sequence ATGAGTCCCAGCGAGAGAGTCACTGCCGAAGAAGTGATGTCTTCCCCCCTAGAGACGACCTCGGCGGAAGCAACGGTCAAGGAAGCCGCACAACAGATGAGGGAGAAGGACGTCAACGCCCTCGTTGTCAGAACCACGCCACGAGGCATCATCAGCAGTACTGATGTACTTGCCGCCGTTGCTGAGGGGCGAAACGTCTCGGAGTTACAGGTGGCCGATATAATGACGACCAATGTCGAAACCGCTTCGCCGGACAATTACGTGGAGGAGGTGGCCGCGATGATGACCACATACGGTATCAAACACCTCCCGGTCGTTGATGACGATTACGTTGGGATGGTCTCCTCAAGCGACGTGACTGCCCACCTATCGAAATGA
- a CDS encoding alpha/beta fold hydrolase, protein MEEQNPGSKKERTENHLVESAETSESGTVQTTDIKTHYIRRGDGPPIVFIHGMAMSAIQWESQMETLSNEYTTVAYDVRGHGYTGGSDRESYTMELYAADLDALLTTLDIEDPVLCGLSMGGCIAQMYAATYPEKVAGLVVSDTFTAAPLPLTGRLIFANLRFFGLLDRFVRYTTLNRFQTWVGNRMSPGVAGDGVTVQRLMEKAPRISHREFVKIANSMARFPRSDLDASQITTPTLVMHGENLPAVLQDMHRRLAEGLINADIEFTVVPDAGHASNIDNPDFFSATVQEFLSRITLTRSQRF, encoded by the coding sequence ATGGAAGAACAGAATCCCGGCTCCAAGAAAGAACGTACAGAAAACCATCTAGTCGAGAGTGCTGAGACAAGCGAGTCTGGAACTGTCCAAACAACCGATATAAAGACGCACTACATACGTCGTGGGGACGGTCCCCCTATCGTTTTCATCCACGGTATGGCGATGAGCGCCATCCAGTGGGAATCGCAGATGGAGACTCTCAGCAACGAGTATACGACCGTCGCGTACGACGTGCGCGGTCACGGGTACACTGGTGGCTCAGATCGCGAGTCATATACCATGGAGTTATACGCAGCAGACCTTGATGCGCTTCTGACGACGCTAGACATCGAGGATCCCGTTCTCTGTGGGCTTTCGATGGGCGGATGCATTGCCCAGATGTACGCCGCGACGTATCCCGAAAAGGTGGCCGGCCTTGTGGTGTCCGATACGTTTACTGCAGCTCCGCTCCCCTTGACAGGCCGGCTGATCTTCGCCAACCTCCGGTTCTTCGGCCTACTTGACCGGTTTGTTCGGTACACGACGCTGAACCGGTTCCAAACCTGGGTAGGTAATCGTATGTCTCCGGGAGTTGCTGGTGACGGCGTGACTGTACAGCGACTCATGGAAAAAGCACCCAGGATTTCTCATAGAGAGTTCGTTAAGATTGCCAATTCAATGGCGCGCTTCCCGAGGAGTGACCTTGACGCTTCACAGATTACTACCCCAACGTTGGTTATGCACGGAGAGAATTTGCCAGCGGTGCTTCAGGATATGCACAGGAGGCTCGCGGAGGGCCTCATCAATGCCGACATAGAGTTCACCGTGGTTCCGGACGCTGGTCATGCTTCCAATATCGATAACCCCGATTTTTTCTCGGCGACGGTACAGGAATTTCTCTCCCGAATCACCTTGACGCGGTCACAACGCTTCTGA